The Pyrus communis chromosome 9, drPyrComm1.1, whole genome shotgun sequence genome has a segment encoding these proteins:
- the LOC137745710 gene encoding glutamate dehydrogenase 1 — MNALVATNRNFKLAARLLGLDSKLEKSLLIPFREIKVECTIPKDDGSLASFVGFRVQHDNARGPMKGGIRYHPEVDPDEVNALAQLMTWKTAVANIPYGGAKGGIGCNPGELSLSELERLTRVFTQKIHDLIGIHTDVPAPDMGTGPQTMAWILDEYSKFHGYSPAVVTGKPIDLGGSLGRDAATGRGVLFATEALLNEHGKSISGQRFVIQGFGNVGSWAAQLIHESGGKIVAVSDITGALKNSKGIDIPSLVKHVKDNRGVKGFHGGDPIEPCSILVEDCDILIPAALGGVINKENANDIRAKFIIEAANHPTDPEADEILSKKGVVILPDIYANSGGVTVSYFEWVQNIQGFLWDEEKVNNELKTYMTKGFKGVKEMCKTHNCDLRMGAFTLGVNRVARATVLRGWEA; from the exons ATGAATGCATTAGTGGCAACGAACAGAAACTTCAAGTTGGCTGCTCGGCTTTTGGGATTGGACTCCAAGCTTGAGAAAAGTTTACTTATACCATTTAGGGAAATCAAG GTTGAGTGTACCATACCGAAAGACGATGGCAGTTTGGCTTCATTTGTTGGCTTCAGGGTTCAACATGACAATGCTAGAGGCCCCATGAAGGGAGGAATCAGATATCACCCAGAG GTTGATCCAGATGAGGTGAATGCTTTAGCACAGCTGATGACATGGAAGACGGCAGTAGCCAACATCCCATATGGGGGTGCCAAAGGGGGTATAGGATGTAATCCAGGGGAGTTGAGTCTTTCCGAACTAGAGCGACTCACCAGAGTCTTCACACAAAAGATACACGATCTTATCGGAATCCACACCGATGTTCCAGCACCAGATATGGGGACAGGTCCACAG ACCATGGCATGGATACTAGACGAGTACTCAAAGTTTCATGGCTACTCACCCGCAGTAGTGACTGGAAAACCTATT GACCTTGGTGGATCACTAGGAAGAGATGCAGCAACCGGAAGAGGAGTACTTTTTGCGACTGAGGCCTTACTCAATGAGCATGGAAAGAGCATCTCCGGACAACGGTTTGTCATACAG GGTTTCGGGAACGTAGGCTCATGGGCTGCCCAGCTAATCCATGAGAGTGGTGGCAAAATAGTTGCAGTGAGTGACATCACTGGAGCCCTAAAGAACAGCAAAGGAATTGACATTCCAAGCCTGGTCAAGCATGTCAAGGACAACAGGGGAGTCAAGGGCTTCCATGGTGGGGATCCAATAGAACCCTGCTCAATCTTGGTTGAAGACTGTGACATTCTCATTCCAGCAGCCCTCGGAGGTGTCATCAACAA GGAAAATGCAAATGACATAAGGGCTAAGTTTATAATCGAAGCGGCTAATCATCCCACTGACCCTGAGGCTGATGAG ATACTGTCAAAGAAGGGTGTTGTAATTCTTCCTGATATATATGCAAACTCAGGAGGAGTTACAGTTAGTTACTTTGAGTGGGTGCAG AACATTCAAGGATTCTTGTGGGATGAAGAGAAGGTGAACAATGAGCTCAAGACATACATGACCAAAGGCTTCAAAGGTGTGAAGGAGATGTGCAAAACCCATAACTGCGACCTCCGGATGGGAGCCTTCACGCTCGGAGTTAACCGCGTTGCAAGGGCGACTGTCCTCAGAGGGTGGGAGGCCTGA
- the LOC137745711 gene encoding protein EIN6 ENHANCER has protein sequence MEPEVVDAELVLPTHLSFKRIQMYEKYPKGQSRGRHWKHLKQIIQAENYQNYPPDEPNYVNIESPPSMHPCKKICDITGYEAPYYDPRTNLRYANTDIFKLIRSLPNEYVQRYLALRNAAVVLK, from the exons ATGGAGCCGGAGGTGGTTGATGCAGAGCTAGTGTTGCCAACCCACTTGAGCTTCAAGCGCATTCAGATGTACGAGAAGTATCCAAAAGGCCAATCAAGGGGGAGACATTGGAAACATCTCAAGCAGATCATTCAGGCTGAGAATTATCAGAATTACCCACCCGATGAACCAAATT ATGTTAATATAGAATCCCCGCCCTCTATGCATCCATGCAAGAAAATTTGTGATATAACAGGATATGAG GCACCTTATTATGATCCAAGGACCAACCTCCGCTATGCCAATACTGATATCTTCAAGCTCATAAGATCACTTCCAAATGAATATGTCCAAAGATATCTGGCTCTCAGAAATGCTGCCGTGGTTTTGAAGTAA
- the LOC137744613 gene encoding uncharacterized protein — protein MCPLRFILVFFSAILAGYFAWRTVCSSPDGTDMMISQLDYTNNENAIGSPKQEEDAFNFKTVCLFPSSTLVLRSHWMVWIHGTKTIQNGFWVFVDMASGKYLWRNIKEMNQVKVKS, from the exons ATGTGTCCTCTAAGGTTCATCTTGGTCTTCTTCTCAGCAATCCTTGCAGGATACTTCGCGTGGAGGACGGTTTGTTCTTCTCCCGACGGAACCGACATGATGATCTCACAGCTGGATTATACCAACAATGAAAATGCTATAGGATCACccaaacaagaagaagatgcaTTCAATTTTAAAACTGTATGTTTATTTCCAAGTTCCACTTTGGTGCTACGCAGCCATTGGATGGTCTGGATTCATGGGACCAAA ACGATTCAGAATGGCTTCTGGGTGTTTGTGGACATGGCCAGCGGGAAATACTTGTGGAGGAATATTAAGGAGATGAACCAAGTCAAAGTAAAATCTTAG
- the LOC137745749 gene encoding adenylyl-sulfate kinase 3-like: MSTLNNSTNIFWQECQVGKVDRQKLLNQKGCVVWITGLSGSGKSTLACSLSRELHSRGKLSYVLDGDNLRHGLNKDLGFKVEDRAENIRRVGEVAKLFADAGLFSIASLISPYKKDRDACRAMLPDANFIEVFMNMPLELCESRDAKGLYKLARAGKIKGFTGIDDPYERPENCEIEIGQENGVCPMPAAMAGRVVSYLEEKGFLQVQ, encoded by the exons ATGTCGACTTTGAACAATTCAACAAATATATTTTGGCAAGAATGTCAGGTTGGGAAGGTTGATAGGCAGAAACTACTCAATCAAAAGGGATGTGTTGTATGGATTACTGGTCTCAGTGGATCAG GGAAAAGTACACTGGCATGCTCATTAAGTAGAGAACTACACTCTAGGGGAAAGTTGTCATATGTCCTTGATGGAGATAACCTTCGGCATGGTCTGAACAAGGATCTTGGTTTCAAAGTCGAAGACCGAGCTGAAAATATACGCAGAGTTG GGGAGGTAGCAAAACTGTTTGCAGATGCAGGATTGTTCTCTATTGCTAGCCTCATATCTCCTTATAAGAAAGATCGGGATGCCTGCCGTGCAATGTTACCTGATGCAAACTTTATTGAG GTTTTCATGAACATGCCCCTAGAATTATGCGAGTCAAGAGATGCAAAAGGACTTTATAAGCTTGCACGTGCTGGAAAGATTAAAG GTTTTACTGGAATAGACGACCCTTACGAGCGACCAGAGAACTGCGAG ATAGAAATAGGACAAGAAAATGGAGTTTGTCCCATGCCTGCAGCCATGGCAGGCCGAGTAGTGTCCTACTTGGAGGAGAAAGGATTTCTTCAAGTTCAGTGA
- the LOC137745097 gene encoding uncharacterized protein → MVTQQLLVGPIPISGGNGSPGSGGFYGNFSQLFSLPPCHLQRRRRARTRTRRWTPQSASPRAMVNAQQTHYAVLCLPRHATAADIKRAYRLLARKYHPDVSKDSQAGEVFKSIRQAYEILSNEATRAQYDRELGLQKDTGRQHSGKWNYSTEFEDGVRIYKWAEVRQKMQRERYWERYNVNEESSSYGKTDGASEEGEPEQERGSFSEVLRSAFVSLFLLQTFGSRLSLTFSSLMALFDRKLDAGYKIGYVIAWVLGGRGGILLTLCLSFASWVCGKTSSNMVALVVVAMWVGSNLAKFAPLPQGALLTLLYMSIKLQVDLN, encoded by the exons ATGGTCACGCAGCAGCTCCTGGTGGGACCCATCCCCATCAGCGGCGGCAATGGTAGCCCCGGCTCCGGCGGCTTCTATGGTAATTTCAGTCAATTGTTTTCCCTACCACCCTGTCATTTGCAACGCAGAAGAAGAGCCAGAACCCGCACTCGCCGGTGGACCCCACAATCAGCATCGCCAAGAGCCATGGTCAACGCCCAGCAGACCCACTACGCGGTGCTGTGCCTCCCACGCCATGCCACCGCCGCCGATATCAAGAGGGCTTATCGCCTTCTCGCTCGTAAG TATCATCCTGATGTTAGCAAAGATTCTCAAGCTGGAGAGGTGTTCAAGAGCATCCGTCAGGCGTATGAG ATTCTATCCAATGAAGCAACGAGGGCTCAATATGACCGGGAACTTGGATTACAAAAAGATACTGGTAGGCAACATAGTGGAAAATGGAACTACAGCACTGAATTTGAAGATGGGGTAAGGATCTATAAGTGGGCTGAAGTGCGGCAGAAAATGCAACGTGAGAGATACTGGGAACGTTATAATGTTAATGAAGAGAGTTCGTCATATGGTAAAACTGATGGAGCATCTGAAGAAGGAGAGCCAGAGCAAGAGAGAGGTTCCTTCAGTGAAGTGCTTAGATCAGCCTTCGTATCTCTGTTTCTATTGCAGACATTTGGATCTCGGTTGTCTCTCACGTTTAGCAGCCTGATGGCCTTGTTTGACAGGAAATTGGATGCCGGATACAAGATTGGTTATGTAATTGCTTGGGTTTTGGGTGGGAGAGGTGGGATCTTGCTGACTTTGTGTCTGTCGTTTGCAAGTTGGGTTTGTGGGAAAACCAGCAGCAATATGGTTGCTCTGGTGGTGGTAGCCATGTGGGTCGGCTCCAATCTTGCAAAATTTGCACCGCTCCCGCAAGGTGCTCTGCTCACGCTTCTGTACATGTCTATTAAGCTACAAGTTGATTTGAACTAA
- the LOC137744921 gene encoding casein kinase 1-like protein HD16: MPELRSGVRRSKRLDDLQPSSQPPIGQAENCVLPAQNKPRRRAGGGRGRGGNAVAKGPSPAIPTRQTAAGRGRGVRLIDLDPEPCEVRPEAAALGAAEPIYNRADVVADKDIAMEGGGSADKIVGGEEEAGGTPVPDRVQVGNSPVYKVERKLGKGGFGQVYVGRRVSGGTDRTGPDAIEVALKFEHRNSKGCNYGPPYEWQVYNNLNGCYGIPWVHYKGRQGDFYILVMDILGPSLWDVWNSLGQSMSPNMVACIAVEAISILEKLHLKGFVHGDVKPENFLLGQPATPDEKKLYLIDLGLASKWKEASGQHVEYDQRPDIFRGTIRYASVHAHLGRTGSRRDDLESLAYTLIFLIKGRLPWQGYQGDNKSFLVCKKKMATSPELMCCFCPPPFKQFLEAITIMKFDEEPNYAKLISFFESLIEPCLPLRPIRIDGALKVGQKRGRMSINLEEDEQPKKKVRLGSPATQWISVYNARRPMKQRYHYNVADSRLHQHVDKGNEDGLYISSVASSSSLWALIMDAGTCFTAQVYELSTVFLHKDWIMEQWENNFYISSIAGAANGSSLVVMSKGTPYTQQSYKVSESFPFKWINKKWKEGFHVTSMTTAGNRWGVVMSRNAGFSDQVVELDFVYPSEGIHRRWESGYRITSMAATADQAAFILSIPKRKLMDETQETLRTSAFPSSHVKEKWSKNLYIASICYGRTVC; this comes from the exons ATGCCAGAGTTGCGAAGCGGAGTGCGCAGATCAAAACGGCTTGATGATCTTCAGCCTTCCTCACAACCACCAATTGGTCAGGCTGAAAATTGTGTACTACCTGCCCAGAATAAACCTCGGAGAAGAGCAGGTGGTGGTAGGGGAAGAGGTGGTAATGCTGTAGCAAAGGGTCCTTCACCGGCAATACCCACTAGGCAGACTGCAGCTGGTAGAGGTCGGGGCGTTAGGTTGATAGATTTAGACCCTGAACCTTGCGAGGTCCGTCCCGAAGCTGCTGCTTTAGGAGCTGCTGAACCCATTTATAATCGTGCGGACGTTGTAGCAGATAAAGATATTGCGATGGAGGGTGGTGGAAGTGCGGATAAAATAGTGGGAGGTGAAGAAGAAGCAGGCGGGACTCCTGTTCCTGATAGG GTACAAGTGGGTAACTCTCCTGTGTACAAGGTAGAAAGGAAGTTGGGTAAGGGTGGTTTTGGTCAAGTTTATGTTGGCAGAAGGGTTAGTGGTGGCACTGATAGGACAGGACCTGACGCTATTGAG GTTGCTTTGAAGTTCGAACACCGAAATAGTAAAGGTTGCAATTACGGCCCTCCTTATGAGTGGCAAGTTTATAA TAATCTAAATGGATGTTATGGAATTCCTTGGGTTCATTACAAGGGTCGCCAGGGAGACTTTTACATTCTG GTCATGGACATTCTTGGACCCAGTCTTTGGGATGTTTGGAATTCTCTTGGGCAATC GATGTCTCCAAATATGGTGGCATGCATTGCCGTAGAGGCAATATCAATTCTTGAAAAGCTTCACTTAAAAGG GTTTGTGCATGGCGATGTAAAACCAGAGAATTTTTTACTTGGTCAACCTGCTACTCCTGATGAGAAGAAACTATATCTTATTGATCTTGGATTGG CGTCTAAATGGAAGGAAGCATCTGGTCAACATGTTGAATATGATCAGAGGCCTGACATATTCAG AGGAACAATAAGGTATGCAAGTGTACATGCACATTTAGGTCGGACTGGAAGTCGAAGGGATGATCTTGAGTCATTGGCATACACATTAATATTTCTCATAAAAGGAAGGTTACCCTGGCAGGGTTATCAG GGGGATAACAAGAGTTTTCTTGTTTGTAAGAAAAAGATGGCCACCTCTCCAGAGTTGATGTGCTGCTTCTGTCCTCCCCCATTCAAACAGTTTCTTGAAGCTATTACAATTatgaagtttgatgaagaaccgAATTATGCAAAGTTGATATCCTTCTTTGAAAGCTTGATCGAGCCATGCCTGCCACTAAGACCAATTAGAATTGATGGAGCTCTTAAG GTAGGACAAAAACGGGGAAGAATGTCTATAAAtttggaagaagatgaacagccGAAGAAGAAAGTTCGACTGGGTAGTCCTGCTACCCAGTGGATTTCAGTGTACAATGCACGTCGTCCAATGAAGCAAAG GTATCACTACAATGTGGCGGACTCAAGGCTGCATCAGCATGTCGATAAGGGTAATGAAGATGGATTGTATATCAGCTCTGTAGCGTCTTCATCAAGTCTATGGGCCCTAATCATGGATGCTGGGACATGTTTCACTGCCCAGGTTTATGAGCTGTCAACTGTCTTCCTGCATAAG GATTGGATCATGGAACAGTGGGAAAACAATTTCTATATTAGTTCAATAGCTGGTGCGGCTAATGGGAGTTCCTTGGTTGTTATGTCCAAAG GTACTCCATACACCCAGCAGTCGTACAAAGTAAGCGAATCTTTTCCCTTCAAGTGGATAAATAAGAAGTGGAAAGAAGGTTTCCATGTAACATCCATGACAACCGCTGGCAATCGCTGGGGTGTTGTTATGTCCAGGAATGCTGGATTTTCGGACCAG GTTGTGGAGCTTGATTTTGTATACCCAAGTGAAGGCATCCACAGGCGATGGGAAAGTGGCTACAGAATAACATCTATGGCTGCCACTGCAGATCAAGCAGCCTTCATTTTGAGCATACCAAAACGCAAGTTGATGGATGAAACTCAAGAAACTCTGCGTACCTCCGCCTTCCCAAGCAGCCATGTAAAG GAAAAATGGTCAAAAAATCTCTATATTGCATCGATTTGTTACGGACGGACTGTTTGCTAA
- the LOC137745365 gene encoding ADP-glucose phosphorylase, whose translation MASNSAARTPQLRKDSVTKRWVIFSPARAKRPSDFKSKSPINPNSDQQQQCPFCIGHEHECAPEIFRIPPDNPDWTIRVIQNLYPALSRDMDVVSAQDPLHQNSDSGPGRVVISGFGFHDVVIETPVHSVQLSDLSARQIGEILVAYTTRIRQLMIHDVIRYVQVFKNHGASAGASMSHSHSQLMALPIVPTAVAARLDSMKEYFDQTGNCSVCEFKSSKDLLVDVSAHFVSIVPFAATFPFEIWVIPLDHSPHFHELDADKAVDLGGLLKLMLRKMSLQLNNPPFNFMVQTSPLRDGASQLSHSHWFLQIVPQLGVAAGFEIGTGCYINPVFPEDAAKVLREVKVSPSV comes from the exons ATGGCATCAAATTCAGCAGCTCGAACCCCGCAACTGAGGAAAGACTCAGTGACGAAGCGGTGGGTGATATTCTCACCCGCCAGAGCCAAGCGACCTTCCGACTTCAAATCCAAGTCCCCCATCAACCCCAACTCCGACCAACAACAACAGTGCCCCTTCTGCATCGGCCACGAGCACGAGTGCGCTCCCGAAATCTTCCGGATCCCGCCCGACAATCCGGACTGGACAATCCGGGTCATCCAGAACCTCTACCCCGCCCTCAGCAGAGACATGGACGTCGTCTCTGCTCAAGACCCGTTACACCAGAATTCCGATTCGGGTCCGGGTCGGGTCGTGATCAGTGGGTTTGGGTTCCACGACGTGGTGATTGAGACCCCTGTTCACTCCGTTCAGCTTTCCGATTTGTCGGCGAGACAGATCGGCGAGATTCTTGTTGCGTACACGACGAGGATCCGGCAGCTTATGATCCACGATGTCATCAGATACGTCCAG GTGTTTAAGAACCATGGTGCTTCAGCTGGGGCATCAATGAGCCACTCTCACAGTCAGTTAATGGCACTTCCAATTGTTCCAACTGCAGTTGCTGCCCGACTTGACAGTATGAAGGAGTATTTTGATCAGACTGGGAACTGCAGCGTTTGTGAATTCAAATCTTCAAAGGATCTGTTGGTTGATGTTTCAGCCCATTTTGTTTCAATTGTACCGTTTGCTGCTACATTTCCATTTGAGATATGGGTTATTCCTCTCGATCACTCTCCTCATTTCCATGAACTAGACGCCGACAAG GCAGTTGACCTTGGAGGGCTCCTAAAACTCATGCTTAGGAAGATGTCTTTGCAGTTGAACAATCCGCCGTTCAATTTCATGGTTCAGACTTCTCCTCTTCGGGATGGTGCTTCACAGTTATCTCACTCCCATTGGTTCTTGCAGATCGTACCTCAATTAGGTGTTGCGGCAGGGTTTGAAATTGGAACTGGGTGTTACATAAACCCAGTATTCCCGGAAGATGCTGCAAAAGTTTTGAGGGAAGTAAAAGTCTCACCTTCGGTATGA